One window of the Populus trichocarpa isolate Nisqually-1 chromosome 9, P.trichocarpa_v4.1, whole genome shotgun sequence genome contains the following:
- the LOC7467388 gene encoding 17.3 kDa class I heat shock protein, which produces MAMIPSFFNNRSRDIIFDPFSSFDPFKDFPFPSSSLISRENSAFVNTRIDWKETPEAHVFKADLPGLKKEEVKVEIEDDRVLQISGERNVEKEDKNDTWHRVERSSGKFLRRFKLPENAKIDQVKAGLENGVLTVTVPKEEVKKPDVKKAIEISG; this is translated from the coding sequence ATGGCAATGATTCCAAGCTTCTTCAACAACCGATCACGAGACATCATCTTCGACCCTTTCTCTTCTTTCGATCCATTCAAGGACTTCCCTTTCCCTTCTTCTTCCCTCATCTCTCGTGAGAATTCAGCTTTCGTTAACACTCGCATTGACTGGAAAGAGACCCCAGAAGCCCATGTCTTCAAAGCTGATCTCCCGGGGCTTAAAAAGGAGGAAGTGAAAGTCGAGATTGAAGATGACAGGGTGCTTCAAATTAGCGGGGAGAGGAACGTGGAGAAGGAAGACAAGAATGATACATGGCATCGTGTTGAACGTAGCAGTGGCAAGTTCTTGAGAAGGTTCAAGCTGCCTGAGAATGCCAAGATAGATCAAGTCAAGGCTGGTTTGGAGAATGGGGTGCTTACTGTTACTGTGCCGAAGGAGGAAGTCAAGAAACCTGATGTCAAGAAAGCTATTGAAATATCTGGTTGA